The Rhizobium leguminosarum genome includes a region encoding these proteins:
- a CDS encoding 5-formyltetrahydrofolate cyclo-ligase yields the protein MTAKELKAQLRDERLSARDAIPAEKRASKSLAMADHAGEAVGFALDTIVSGFLPIRSEADIRPLMARFAVRGARLCVPAILDRQTIVFRELAEGAPLIDTGFGTVGPGSDAAILDPEIMLVPLSAFDARGHRIGYGAGHYDRAISRLRQKGLHPKLIGIAFDCQEVAHVPDEPHDISLDAILTESGLRFFASWIG from the coding sequence ATGACCGCGAAAGAATTGAAAGCGCAGCTGCGCGACGAACGGCTGTCCGCACGCGACGCCATCCCCGCCGAGAAACGCGCCTCCAAAAGCCTCGCAATGGCCGACCATGCCGGCGAGGCCGTCGGTTTTGCGCTGGATACGATCGTCTCCGGCTTCCTGCCGATCCGTTCGGAAGCCGATATCAGGCCGCTGATGGCGCGCTTTGCCGTGCGCGGTGCGCGGCTCTGCGTGCCGGCGATCCTCGATCGGCAGACCATCGTCTTTCGCGAGCTGGCGGAAGGTGCGCCCCTCATCGATACCGGTTTCGGCACGGTCGGCCCCGGCTCGGATGCCGCCATTCTTGATCCCGAGATCATGCTGGTGCCGCTTTCGGCCTTCGATGCCCGCGGCCACCGCATCGGCTACGGCGCCGGCCACTACGACCGCGCCATCAGCCGGCTAAGGCAAAAAGGCCTGCATCCAAAGCTGATCGGCATTGCATTCGACTGCCAGGAAGTGGCACATGTGCCCGACGAGCCGCACGACATAAGCCTGGATGCCATCCTGACAGAAAGCGGCCTTCGCTTTTTTGCCTCTTGGATTGGATAG